A single Glycine soja cultivar W05 chromosome 14, ASM419377v2, whole genome shotgun sequence DNA region contains:
- the LOC114384009 gene encoding uncharacterized protein LOC114384009: MKPRQPFRPQQQQYNPYFNTYNPSWRDHINLRQQQQFQPNKKDWSKLLEDALWAYQTTYQPTLGISPYRVVSGKTCHLLVEIEHRAYWAVKSCNMALDETSMERKLQLQELEEIRLEAYKNSKIYKEKMKRFHDSSTLRKEFYIGQKVLMFNSRLKLISGKLRSRWDEPIVITNVFSHDVVEIKNEFTGKVFKVNDHQLKLFHEIPQMEEEFVADLSLVFPILYDDVPRMALEEFPSLFFYMSSLCLHVITCSN, translated from the exons ATGAAACCTAGACAACCATTCAgacctcaacaacaacaatataatCCTTACTTTAACACCTATAATCCTAGTTGGAGAGATCATATAAACTTGAG acaacaacaacaattccaACCCAACAAGAAGGATTGGAGCAAGCTACTTGAGGATGCTCTATGGGCTTACCAGACCACTTACCAACCAACTTTGGGGATATCTCCCTATAGGGTGGTTTCTGGTAAGACTTGCCATCTTCTAGTGGAGATTGAGCATCGTGCTTATTGGGCGGTGAAGAGTTGTAACATGGCACTTGATGAAACGAGTATGGAAAGGAAGCTTCAATTGCAAGAACTTGAGGAGATTCGCTTAGAAGCCTATAAGAACTCCAAGATTTACAAGGAGAAAATGAAGAGGTTTCATGACTCTAGTACTCTTAGGAAGGAGTTCTATATTGGCCAAAAAGTGCTCATGTTTAACTCTCGCCTTAAGCTTATTTCCGGTAAACTTCGATCTAGATGGGATGAACCTATTGTTATTACTAATGTTTTTTCCCATGATGTAGTtgagattaaaaatgaatttactGGCAAAGTCTTCAAAGTGAACGATCACCAACTCAAGCTTTTTCATGAGATCCCTCAAATGGAGGAGGAATTTGTGGCGGACCTCTCTTTGGTCTTCCCAATTTTATATGATGATGTGCCTCGAATGGCACTTGAGGAGTTtccttcccttttcttttatatgtcGTCTCTTTGTTTGCATGTCATTACATGCTCAAATTGA